The following proteins are encoded in a genomic region of Huiozyma naganishii CBS 8797 chromosome 9, complete genome:
- the MVP1 gene encoding Mvp1p (similar to Saccharomyces cerevisiae MVP1 (YMR004W); ancestral locus Anc_6.38) produces the protein MNTLGVDPEIDPWRTHGNGNLGNNGLEQHNGGSGSLGGLVSDPLLASNGTGTTSTFADILGGDPAPSATKEDLTTRLFGNESSENVLLKPDSVWTDGGTTATAKNEGTTLNGAHAEGGILEQTQTKDSTNEQDLADWVSSVRKSYNPSKTDIITIEEIPEREGLLFKHTNYKVTHLIVLPNSEHASTDRSVVRRYSDFVWLQEVLLKRYPFRLIPELPPKKIGSQNLDPIFLLQRRKGLVTFINLIVNHPVLAKDDLLLTFLTVPTDLSNWRKQTRDNYDTTDEFMDRKIAQSFMKLWKKDIAEQWNSAANSINRTIEIWHRISVLIQRQEKRLNLINQEKLTMARLINDFSEMTPVLYPKEDNETILDINNNLSIIRQNVTEAEKINKQHINGSVVELHPKLRRFIDILASLKNLFERYKIMGTNNVAQLQGHIGINMGKLEAMKGKPDASGTEYDKIRLCIQRDKRSIMEQLNRAWLIRECILHEFTIFQESQFLISTCFKTWVRINSDYTALNMNEWEKLGNQIENMPTSRD, from the coding sequence ATGAATACGCTTGGTGTCGACCCAGAGATAGATCCATGGCGGACCCACGGCAATGGTAACCTTGGCAACAACGGCCTTGAGCAGCATAATGGGGGTTCTGGCTCACTAGGCGGTCTAGTTTCTGATCCCTTATTGGCTAGTAACGGGACAGGAACAACGAGTACTTTTGCAGATATCTTGGGGGGCGATCCGGCACCAAGTGCCACAAAGGAGGATTTGACTACTCGTCTCTTTGGCAATGAATCGTCCGAGAATGTGTTGCTGAAACCAGATTCTGTTTGGACGGATGGTGGTACGACTGCGACGGCAAAGAACGAGGGCACCACGTTGAATGGGGCGCACGCGGAAGGTGGGATCTTGGAGCAAACACAAACGAAGGACTCCACTAATGAGCAAGACTTAGCAGACTGGGTGAGTTCCGTAAGAAAGTCATACAACCCTTCTAAGACAGACATAATCACCATTGAAGAGATACCGGAGAGAGAAGGTCTGCTTTTCAAACATACTAATTACAAAGTGACACACCTGATTGTCCTTCCGAACAGCGAACACGCCTCTACGGATCGCAGCGTGGTTAGGAGGTACTCTGATTTTGTGTGGctccaagaagttttgCTGAAAAGGTACCCGTTTAGGTTAATCCCAGAACTGCCGCCAAAGAAAATTGGCTCACAAAATCTGGACCCGATTTTCCTActacaaagaagaaaaggtCTGGTCACATTCATTAACCTCATAGTCAATCACCCAGTTTTGGCCAAAGATGACCTTTTGCTGACGTTTTTGACTGTCCCAACAGATCTTTCAAACTGGAGAAAACAAACGCGGGACAACTACGACACAACCGACGAGTTTATGGACCGCAAGATCGCTCAAAGCTTTATGAAACTATGGAAAAAGGACATCGCGGAACAGTGGAACAGTGCAGCGAACTCGATCAACCGCACTATAGAAATATGGCaccgcatttctgtacTGATTCAGAGACAGGAGAAAAGACTAAACTTAATTAATCAAGAAAAACTCACCATGGCAAGACTGATTAACGATTTCAGCGAGATGACTCCAGTTCTCTATCCGAAGGAGGACAACGAGACAATTCTAGATATCAATAATAACTTGTCCATTATTCGGCAAAATGTGACCGAGGCTGAGAAGATCAATAAACAGCACATTAACGGGAGCGTCGTCGAACTACATCCAAAGCTGAGGAGATTTATAGACATACTTGCCTCCTTGAAgaatctttttgaaagatacaAGATAATGGGGACCAATAACGTGGCACAACTGCAGGGACACATTGGGATCAATATGGGGAAGCTGGAAGCAATGAAGGGGAAACCGGACGCCAGCGGCACCGAGTACGACAAGATACGGCTGTGCATTCAAAGAGACAAGAGATCTATAATGGAACAGCTAAACAGGGCCTGGCTGATCAGAGAATGCATACTGCACGAATTCACCATCTTCCAAGAATCGCAATTCTTGATTAGCACTTGCTTCAAAACATGGGTCCGCATCAATTCGGATTACACTGCTTTGAACATGAATGAATGGGAAAAATTGGGGAATCAAATTGAGAACATGCCCACATCGCGTGATTAA
- the MDM12 gene encoding ERMES complex subunit MDM12 (similar to Saccharomyces cerevisiae MDM12 (YOL009C); ancestral locus Anc_6.37), whose product MSFEINWDQIQHDNALNSQIRAKLNNYFESVELPSYLQDLQITNFQLGTVAPAVILHEIDTPLTIIESEPSAMDVQSLVELKYNGDMVLNLSVSLVSNYPDNNFMTLPVKINISLLKLHCLCLVAYLKRRKRVVFSIVCDVGDDEDFTASPLDHCSKNIIMGKTLDWNPASSPLERLSIVRHLRIETEIGDDTVNKKDGTTLRSVDKLEQFILTKFKDFLRKEIGWPSWLTLEFDDEEDEEEEDDDDEDDDDDKSETHLNEQNQDTGK is encoded by the coding sequence ATGTCCTTTGAGATCAACTGGGACCAGATTCAGCATGACAACGCATTGAACTCCCAAATAAGGGCCAAGCTGAACAACTATTTCGAGAGCGTGGAGCTGCCCTCGTACTTGCAGGATCTCCAGATCACAAATTTCCAGCTGGGAACTGTTGCGCCTGCGGTGATTCTTCATGAGATCGATACACCCTTGACGATTATCGAGTCTGAGCCGAGTGCCATGGACGTACAGAGCCTTGTCGAGCTGAAGTACAATGGAGATATGGTTCTGAACCTGTCTGTGTCGCTCGTGTCAAACTATCCAGACAATAACTTCATGACTTTACCTGTCAAGATCAATATAAGCCTGCTGAAACTGCACTGCCTGTGCCTCGTTGCGTACCTGAAGCGGCGGAAGCGCGTCGTGTTCAGCATTGTGTGCGACGTTggcgatgacgaggacTTCACCGCGTCGCCCCTTGACCATTGCAGCAAGAACATAATAATGGGGAAAACACTGGACTGGAACCCAGCGTCGTCGCCGCTAGAGAGACTCTCCATCGTGCGACACCTGAGGATAGAAACGGAGATCGGTGACGACACGGTCAATAAGAAAGACGGCACGACGCTCAGAAGCGTCGACAAACTCGAACAGTTTATCCTCACCaagttcaaagatttcTTACGGAAGGAGATTGGCTGGCCCAGCTGGCTTACGCTTGAATTtgacgacgaagaggatgaagaagaagaagatgatgatgatgaagatgatgatgacgacaaGAGTGAAACCCACTTAAACgaacaaaatcaagataCGGGAAAGTAG
- the COQ10 gene encoding ubiquinone-binding protein COQ10 (similar to Saccharomyces cerevisiae COQ10 (YOL008W); ancestral locus Anc_6.36), giving the protein MSLVATRLSLKAASPLWRSPNRRFLWLLGGRDNNDSRSASTTTRVQTYSLSKTVNNASPLQVYDVVSEVGKYKEFIPYCVESFVDKRDPQTERPKLAGLRVGFKQYDEKFVCNVACEEVEQGSQYTVEAESISHHLFEVLNCRWTIKKHPRRPNSSQMDLLLKFQFKSALYNSVSSLFARSVTQLVLNAFDKRVFQVMKRDYSARNQAGVQ; this is encoded by the coding sequence ATGTCTCTGGTGGCCACAAGGTTGAGTTTGAAAGCTGCCAGCCCGCTATGGCGGTCCCCGAACAGAAGGTTTCTGTGGCTTCTGGGTGGCCGGGACAACAACGACAGCAGGTCAGCGAGCACGACAACGAGGGTCCAAACATACTCACTGTCAAAGACTGTCAACAATGCGTCACCTTTACAGGTCTACGATGTTGTCTCTGAGGTGGGGAAGTATAAAGAGTTTATCCCTTACTGTGTGGAGTCCTTCGTCGATAAAAGGGACCCGCAGACCGAGAGACCGAAGCTCGCTGGGTTGCGAGTTGGCTTCAAACAGTACGACGAGAAATTTGTGTGCAATGTTGCCTGTGAGGAGGTCGAACAAGGGTCCCAGTACACCGTGGAGGCGGAATCCATATCGCATCATCTCTTTGAGGTGTTGAATTGCCGATGGACCATCAAGAAGCACCCGCGGAGGCCGAACTCGAGTCAGATGGATCTTCTGCTgaagttccagttcaaatCAGCTCTGTACAACAGCGTATCATCGCTGTTTGCGAGAAGCGTGACGCAACTCGTGCTAAACGCCTTCGATAAAAGGGTGTTCCAAGTAATGAAGAGGGACTACAGCGCGAGGAATCAAGCTGGAGTCCAGTAG
- the CSI2 gene encoding Csi2p (similar to Saccharomyces cerevisiae CSI2 (YOL007C); ancestral locus Anc_6.33), with the protein MSEQKQQHHRHDSRFARYRRDMPKLVTARTTSSSSTSTSATSTTESSTSSSTPSNSSSSSSGASITASSSSSSTTSYHTSSTSSTAPSSIAILNKENTPYLHRDTQLNGTVYIAFASCLGALLLVILILWIVMNLRAWHNAKRENNKRDIEKMSYNPVDTASLTSSSISNLSYSDNGQDEDLDLDMDEKYSSLFISPTDLIRNGNSNKDMRHGKQQPAFALPSSINIPSTATPSTERKLFRPASVHLDELLDQ; encoded by the coding sequence ATGTCTGAACAGAAGCAGCAACATCATAGACACGACTCACGGTTTGCCCGCTACAGGCGTGATATGCCCAAGCTGGTGACCGCAAGAACGACGAGCAGCAGTAGTACAAGCACATCCGCTACTTCGACGACTGAAAGTTCAACATCAAGTAGTACACCGTCTAACAGCTCGAGTTCATCTTCGGGCGCAAGCATAACGGCAAGctcgagcagcagcagcaccacGTCATATCACACCTCGTCAACTAGCTCGACGGCACCCTCCTCTATTGCCATCTTGAATAAAGAGAATACGCCGTACTTACATAGGGACACACAGCTCAATGGTACAGTCTACATTGCGTTTGCCAGTTGTTTGGGGGCCCTTCTTCTAGTGATCTTAATACTGTGGATAGTGATGAATTTAAGGGCCTGGCACAACGCCAAGAgggagaacaacaagaggGACATCGAGAAAATGTCGTACAATCCAGTGGACACCGCCTCGTTAACATCAAGTTCGATTTCTAATCTTTCATACTCTGACAACGGGCAGGACGAGGATCTGGACCTTGACATGGACGAGAAGTACAGCAGCTTGTTCATATCGCCGACAGACCTGATAAGAAAcggcaacagcaacaaagaCATGCGGCATGGTAAGCAACAACCCGCGTTCGCTTTACCTTCATCCATAAATATCCCATCAACGGCAACACCGTCTACGGagaggaaactgttcaGACCCGCAAGTGTGCATCTAGACGAGTTGCTAGACCAATGA
- the YCS4 gene encoding condensin subunit YCS4 (similar to Saccharomyces cerevisiae YCS4 (YLR272C); ancestral locus Anc_6.68): protein MLEFNLAEYLTRFQIANKDEFPPVDSPSSDLNAVTDRLAVSPEQINDQETFDTLVDLCHGFVHLQVKLQSQLTYLVSSSLSNVANDINANISNTSDYNELADLVPQWKSLLEAYGYLTHALLFFLQEDVHRVAAAASSSSSSSNLGRNRKSATNDGTSSSHNVELFKRSCSQIESLCETTLAVLALNLSTLFQTTPEKDLFVGLFTRPLYSLIEVEASIKLTTLKLVVQRVLAVAVKSHGQASNARSAIMSNLTYFLHLSNFNAELLALLYREYNYPQLTEDVLKEISSRDFNSKDTTGPRSISIFLIKLSDLSPLIMLRQMSLLLSLLNNSSMTLRSAIVEACGNIIVKLSSDSASSLSHKQQIMVLIELLEERFQDSNPYVRTKAIQGCIKLIDLNVKLGEKRSSITNLAVRSLGDRSSLVRRNTIKLLSKLLLRHPFSGINGTQLKLSHWEKCLEKVEEETSKYPISEDAVERLELAPEREDQDMDNAELSRLESQAEAIQSTNPDAVLKLKLLVVYHKDAVAFIKSMHKAVSVISSLLLSKNRNEVLEAMDFLVLTEAFDLEPSRSAIKKMLHLVWIKGTNDEGTSIATHLVECYQQLFFTAPENYTQKQRAFHIAMNVIEMTIGASVADLTSLEKLLGMMYEKRLINAPVIEVLWEIYSSAGKRAESNGKERYAKEQIHGSINILGMLALANHEIVANGMDNLLRVGLGDEGTTDLVLCRYSCIALQRLAPKKGNPISPIVATYSEEEAVKKIYSKIIAYTTSLKFYPMCEQALNALFMISSQPDAVASNIIKEKTMMTFGKPDSSDDSIIPQEMTRVCSLTQLLFIVGQVAIRILVYLEKCEAQFRKKKIGKETARGKHKESATEKSNGDLANASNVEEKDNELAMIGGTNEDDFSDAIQFVKENELLYQKNSLLGKFCPIVEEIVSNSTRFNDVMLQRVASLCLEKLMCISSKYCEKSLPLLITVMEKSEDPIIRSNAVLALGDMAVCFNNLVDENTDYLYRRLHDDNLMVQRTCLMTVTFLILAGQVKVKGQLGEMAKCLENSDQNISDMCRLFFSELATKDNAIYNGFIDIFSNLSADKQLGKESFKKIIKFLLSFIDKDRHQKQLSEKLIGRLGKCSTQKQWDDIAFVLSNLSFTNERISAILEEGFKMVSVQE, encoded by the coding sequence ATGCTGGAGTTTAACCTGGCAGAGTACTTGACGAGGTTTCAAATCGCAAATAAGGACGAGTTCCCCCCCGTGGACAGCCCGTCAAGCGACTTGAATGCAGTCACGGACCGGTTGGCCGTATCGCCGGAACAGATTAACGACCAGGAGACATTCGACACGTTGGTCGATCTCTGTCACGGGTTTGTGCATCTGCAGGTGAAATTGCAGAGCCAATTGACATACCTCGTGAGTTCATCTCTAAGCAACGTGGCCAACGACATCAATGCGAACATCTCAAACACATCGGACTATAACGAACTGGCAGATTTAGTGCCACAATGGAAGAGTCTACTAGAGGCATACGGGTATCTTACCCATGCGCTTCTGTTTTTCCTGCAAGAGGACGTTCACAGGGTGGCTGCGGCtgcttcttcgtcttcgtcgtcatctAATCTGGGGCGGAACAGAAAATCCGCAACGAATGATGGAACGAGCAGCAGTCACAACGTAGAGTTATTCAAAAGAAGCTGTAGCCAGATTGAGTCTCTCTGTGAGACGACTTTGGCTGTCCTGGCGCTTAATCTGAGTACATTATTCCAAACGACACCGGAGAAGGATCTGTTTGTCGGACTGTTTACAAGACCTCTGTACTCGTTGATCGAGGTGGAGGCGTCAATCAAGTTGACgactttgaaattggtTGTTCAGAGGGTCCTTGCAGTCGCGGTAAAGAGCCACGGGCAAGCATCGAACGCACGGAGTGCAATCATGTCCAACCTAACATATTTTTTGCATCtttccaacttcaacgCTGAGTTGCTAGCATTACTGTACCGGGAATACAACTACCCACAGTTAACAGAGGATGTCTTGAAGGAGATAAGTAGCAGGGACTTCAACTCAAAGGATACTACAGGGCCAAGGTCCATTTCTATCTTCCTGATTAAGTTGTCTGATTTGTCACCGCTGATAATGCTGCGACAGATGTCTTTACTTCTTAGTCTTCTGAATAACAGTTCCATGACCCTCCGGTCCGCGATTGTCGAAGCTTGTGGTAATATTATAGTGAAATTGTCCAGTGACTCGGCCTCGTCACTATCTCATAAACAACAAATCATGGTACTGATCGAACTGCTAGAGGAAAGATTTCAAGACTCTAACCCATACGTACGAACGAAAGCGATCCAGGGCTGCATCAAACTGATCGACTTGAACGTCAAACTTGGCGAAAAACGATCTAGCATAACCAACCTGGCAGTACGGTCGCTGGGGGACAGGTCCTCCTTAGTGAGAAGAAACACGATCAAATTGCTGTCTAAACTACTCCTCAGACACCCCTTCAGCGGAATCAATGGTACTCAATTGAAATTGAGCCACTGGGAAAAATGcctggagaaagtggaagAGGAGACCTCCAAATACCCTATAAGCGAAGACGCCGTAGAGAGATTGGAACTTGCCCCTGAAAGGGAGGATCAAGACATGGATAACGCCGAATTGTCGAGACTGGAATCGCAGGCGGAAGCGATACAGTCAACTAACCCAGACGCGGTCCTCAAATTGAAGCTTTTGGTCGTGTATCATAAAGACGCAGTTGCGTTCATAAAAAGCATGCATAAAGCTGTCAGCGTCATATCTTCACTACTTCTCTCCAAGAACAGAAACGAAGTGTTAGAAGCGATGGATTTTTTGGTGCTAACGGAAGCATTTGATCTTGAGCCAAGCAGGTCGGCCATTAAAAAAATGCTGCATTTGGTTTGGATCAAGGGCACGAACGATGAAGGTACCAGTATAGCAACACATCTAGTAGAATGTTACCAACAGTTATTTTTTACTGCCCCTGAAAACTATACACAGAAGCAGCGAGCATTCCATATCGCGATGAACGTGATTGAGATGACCATCGGTGCGTCTGTCGCAGACTTGACGTCGTTGGAGAAATTACTTGGGATGATGTACGAGAAAAGACTCATAAACGCGCCTGTAATCGAAGTTTTGTGGGAGATATACAGCAGTGCTGGGAAAAGGGCAGAATCCAATGGGAAAGAGAGGTACGCCAAGGAACAGATTCACGGTTCCATCAATATACTGGGGATGTTGGCACTTGCCAATCATGAGATCGTTGCCAATGGGATGGATAATTTGCTGAGAGTTGGTTTGGGGGATGAGGGGACCACTGATCTTGTTTTATGTCGGTATTCTTGCATAGCGTTACAAAGGTTGGCCCCAAAGAAAGGAAATCCAATATCGCCTATTGTTGCCACTTATAGTGAAGAGGAGGCTGTAAAAAAGATTTACAGCAAAATCATCGCGTATACTACCAGCTTGAAGTTTTATCCCATGTGTGAACAAGCCCTCAACGCGCTGTTCATGATTTCCTCTCAACCAGATGCAGTAGCATCTAATATaatcaaagaaaagacaatGATGACTTTTGGGAAGCCGGACAGTTCGGACGACTCGATCATACCGCAAGAAATGACCCGTGTTTGTTCTTTAACCCAACTGCTATTTATTGTTGGCCAAGTTGCTATTAGGATATTGGTGTACCTGGAAAAATGTGAGGCACAATTtagaaagaagaaaattggTAAGGAAACCGCAAGAGGGAAACACAAGGAAAGTGCAACAGAAAAATCTAATGGTGACCTTGCCAACGCTAGTaacgttgaagaaaaagataaTGAGCTTGCTATGATAGGAGGTACTAATGAAGATGACTTTAGCGACGCCATACAATTCgtaaaagaaaacgaaTTACTGTATCAGAAAAATTCGTTGTTGGGTAAGTTCTGTCCCAtagttgaagaaattgtgTCAAATTCAACGAGATTCAACGATGTGATGCTACAGCGGGTAGCTTCCCTCTGTTTGGAGAAGCTAATGTGTATTTCGTCAAAGTATTGTGAAAAGAGCCTTCCACTACTAATTACCGTTATGGAAAAATCGGAGGATCCAATAATCCGATCCAATGCAGTACTAGCCTTGGGTGATATGGCAGTCTGCTTCAATAATCTTGTTGACGAAAACACAGATTATCTATATCGCCGGTTACACGATGACAATCTGATGGTGCAACGAACGTGTTTGATGACAGTTACGTTTTTGATTCTAGCTGGGCAAGTGAAGGTGAAGGGTCAATTGGGTGAGATGGCGAAATGTCTAGAGAACTCTGACCAAAATATTAGCGATATGTGTCGACTATTCTTTTCTGAATTGGCCACCAAGGACAACGCCATCTATAATGGGTTCATTGATATATTCAGTAATCTATCAGCGGACAAGCAGCTGGGCAAggaaagtttcaaaaagattATTAAGTTCCTACTATCCTTCATCGATAAAGACAGACATCAGAAACAGCTCAGTGAAAAACTGATTGGTAGACTAGGGAAGTGCTCCACGCAAAAACAATGGGATGATATTGCATTTGTATTGAGTAACTTATCCTTTACAAATGAGAGAATTTCCGCAATACTGGAAGAAGGGTTCAAAATGGTTTCGGTCCAGGAGTAA